One region of Baekduia soli genomic DNA includes:
- a CDS encoding amidohydrolase family protein encodes MGLRPALGPADVAGRRPAPRDPRRQRQGRLRPSGRPLTAAGPPESAAVASLGAELEALGPPGGGIIDAHTHLGLDEDGRSLDLASLLRQLDEVGPDAAACVFALHDPQRHPAYRAPNDRILAWAAESGGRLFPYCRLDPADDPVGEAQRCLGLGARGIKLHPRAQAFGFGNAAAEAIFEVARDAGVPILIHAGRGMPRMDPLADLALRFPEVALVLAHAAIADQGMFASRLAGHPAVLYDTSTLSPADVVELFARVPAERIVFASDAPYGQPDAGLFLTLRAAAYAGLDAGERALVAGGTMRAVLEGGPPPSATAPRLAPDRLVNGRLARVGTYLAMAFGGAMGAGPPLRLPPAMPGVVLARAACRDPDPGAAGPALERVDGLLAAAEQLAAADADSMPAFFLLRAAAVIAATEPLPQP; translated from the coding sequence CGCGCGATCCTCGGCGGCAACGCCAGGGCCGTCTACGACCTTCCGGGCGCCCGCTGACCGCTGCGGGTCCCCCGGAGTCCGCGGCGGTCGCGTCGCTCGGCGCCGAGCTCGAGGCGCTCGGCCCACCCGGCGGCGGGATCATCGACGCCCACACCCATCTCGGCCTCGACGAGGACGGGCGGTCGCTGGACCTCGCGAGCCTGCTCCGGCAGCTCGACGAGGTCGGCCCGGACGCCGCGGCCTGCGTCTTCGCGCTGCACGACCCCCAGCGCCACCCGGCCTACCGCGCCCCCAACGACCGGATCCTCGCCTGGGCCGCGGAGTCCGGCGGCCGCCTGTTCCCCTACTGCCGCCTGGACCCGGCCGACGACCCGGTCGGCGAGGCGCAGCGCTGCCTCGGCCTCGGCGCGCGCGGCATCAAGCTGCACCCGCGCGCCCAGGCCTTCGGCTTCGGCAACGCCGCCGCGGAGGCGATCTTCGAGGTGGCGCGCGACGCCGGGGTGCCGATCCTGATCCATGCCGGCCGGGGGATGCCGCGGATGGACCCGCTGGCCGACCTCGCGCTGCGCTTCCCGGAGGTGGCGCTCGTGCTCGCCCACGCGGCGATCGCCGACCAGGGCATGTTCGCCAGCCGCCTGGCCGGCCACCCCGCGGTCCTGTACGACACGTCGACCCTGTCACCGGCCGACGTCGTCGAGCTGTTCGCCCGCGTGCCCGCCGAGCGCATCGTCTTCGCCTCCGACGCCCCCTACGGGCAGCCCGACGCCGGGCTCTTCCTCACCCTGCGCGCCGCCGCCTACGCGGGACTGGACGCCGGGGAGCGGGCGCTGGTGGCCGGCGGGACCATGCGCGCGGTGCTCGAGGGCGGGCCGCCGCCCTCGGCGACCGCGCCCCGGCTCGCGCCCGACCGGCTCGTCAACGGCCGCCTGGCGCGGGTGGGCACCTATCTGGCGATGGCCTTCGGCGGGGCCATGGGCGCGGGCCCACCGCTGCGGCTGCCTCCGGCGATGCCCGGCGTGGTGCTCGCCCGCGCGGCGTGCCGCGACCCCGACCCGGGGGCCGCCGGCCCGGCGCTGGAGCGCGTCGACGGGCTGCTCGCCGCGGCCGAGCAGCTCGCGGCGGCCGACGCCGACTCGATGCCCGCGTTCTTCCTGCTGCGCGCGGCCGCGGTGATCGCGGCGACCGAGCCGCTGCCGCAGCCCTGA